A region of the Kaistia geumhonensis genome:
CCTCTACCTCTCCTACGTCATCATCAATCCGCAGTCGGACAAGGCGAAATCGGCGAGCGGCCAGCCCGACGCGCATCTCGTCGCCTCGGTCGTCGACGAGGATTCCGAGGGCATCACCATCCGCGGCGCCAAGATGCTGGCGACAAGCGGCATCATGGCCAACGAGATCCTGGTCTCGGGCTTCAACGCCCTGCAGGCCGGCGACGAGGCCTATGCCTTCACCGCCGTGACGCCGGTCGGCACCAAGGGCCTCACGCTCATGTCGCGCCGCAGCTACGAGCAGGCGGCGACCTCGACCTTCGACTATCCGCTCTCCAGCCAGTTCGACGAGAACGACGCCGTCGTCTATTTCGACGACGTGAAGATCCCCTGGGACCGCGTGTTCGTCTTCAAGGACCTGAAGATGGCGCAGGCGCAGTGGCACGACACGCGCGCCCATGTCATTCAGAACTACCAGTGCATGATCCGCCTGATGGTGAAGCTGAAATTCCTGCTCGGCCTCGCCCGCAAGATCGCCGAGATCAACAACATCATCAACTTCCCGCAGGTGCGCGAGACGCTCGGCCTCGTCGCCGCCAAGGTCAACAATATCGAGGCGCTGATCGTCGCGATGGAGGCGGCCGGCGAGAGCTTCAACGGCTTCTACGTCCCGAACCGCACCATGCTCTGCACGGCGCAGGTCATCGCGCAGACCACCTATCCCGAGATCGTCGAGGCGATCCGTACGCTTTCCGGCGGCGGCATGATCATGGTGCCCTCGTCGGAAGCGGATTTCGAGACGCCCGAGACCCGCGCGATCATCGAGAAGACGCAGCGTTCGGTCGTCACCACGTCGGAAGGCCGCGTCAAGCTGATGAAGCTCGCCTGGGACGCGGTCGGCTCCGAGTTCGGCTCGCGCCACCTGCAATACGAGATGTTCTATTCGGGCCCGACCTTCGTCACGCGCGGCAACTCGTTCCGCTTCTTCGACTGGGACGGCGTGAAGGGATTCGTCGACGGCTTCATGGACACCTATGCGCTGCCGGGCGAAGCGCTGCGTCCGGCGGCGGAGTGAGCGAGATGCATCAGGCCGGCCCGGCCACGCTCGCGGAGATCGAGCGCCTCGCCTTCATGGAGCATGGCCGCAGCGGCCTCCGCCTTCGTGACGATGGGGTGCTCGCCGATCTCACCTTCGCCGTGAAGGACCTTTTCGACGTCGCCGGTTATCGCTCGTCATGGGGCAATCCCGACCAGCTGCGTGATGGCGATGTCGCGGTCGCGACGGCGCCGGCTGTGCTCGCGCCGCTGATGGCGGGTGCGCGGATGGCGGGCAAGACCGCGACCGACGAACTCGCCTGTGGCATGTTCGGCATGAACCCGCATTTCGGCATCCCGATCAATCCGGCCGCGCCCGACCGCGCGCCGGGCGGTTCGTCGAGCGGCTCGGCCTCGGCTGTGGCGGCGGGCCTCGTCGATTTCGGACTTGGAACCGACACCGGCGGTTCGATCCGTGTGCCGGCCAGCTTCTGCGGCCTCTATGGGCTGCGCACCACGCATGGCCGGGTTTCGGTCGCCGGCGTCATGCCGATGGCGCCGAGTTTCGACACGGTCGGCTGGCTGACGCGCGACATCGCGACCATGCGAAGGGTGACCGAGGTCTATTTCGGGCCGGCCGCCGCCGCTTCGTCGCCGCGGCTGATGATCGCCCGCGACGCCTTCGACATTCCCGAGCCGAAGATCGGCGGCGCTTTGCTGCCGATCGCCCTGAGCCTCGGCGAAGCCGCCGACGTCACGCTTTATCCGGACGGCGTCGGCGCGGTGCTCGACATCTTCCGGCCGTTGCAGCTGCACGATCTCTACGCGACGCTGGGGGGCTGGGCGACGCGGCCCGGTCGCCGCCTGTCGCAGGCGGTGGAAGAGCGCATCGCTCTCGCCTCGCGGACCGATCCGGCGCAGGTCGCGGCGGCGATGCCGAGGCGCGAGGCGCTGACCGCGCGGCTCGTCGATCTCCTCGGCGACGACGGCATTCTCGTGATCCCGACCGCGCATGACCTTCCGCCGCTCCGCGACGCGCCCGTCTCGGCGCAGGTCGCCTTCCGCGAGAAGACGCTGGCCCTGACCTCGATCGCGAGCCTCACCCGCCTGCCACAGCTCGCCATTCCGGCGACGACGGTGGCGGGTTGCCCCGTTGGCCTCTCGCTGATCGCGGGGCCGCGCGGCGAAGGCCGGCTCATCGCCTTCGCCGAGACGCTCGGCGATCTTGCGGCGCGCGACACATGACGCTTTTCCGCGACGGCGAGCGCGACTTCACCGGTTATGGCCGCAACCCGCCCGACCCAAGGTGGCCGGGCGGGGCGCGGCTGGCGCTGGTCGTCGTCCTCAATCTCGAGGAGGGCGCCGAACCGTCGATCCCCGATGGCGACGAAGCCAGCGAAGCGGCGCTCA
Encoded here:
- a CDS encoding amidase: MHQAGPATLAEIERLAFMEHGRSGLRLRDDGVLADLTFAVKDLFDVAGYRSSWGNPDQLRDGDVAVATAPAVLAPLMAGARMAGKTATDELACGMFGMNPHFGIPINPAAPDRAPGGSSSGSASAVAAGLVDFGLGTDTGGSIRVPASFCGLYGLRTTHGRVSVAGVMPMAPSFDTVGWLTRDIATMRRVTEVYFGPAAAASSPRLMIARDAFDIPEPKIGGALLPIALSLGEAADVTLYPDGVGAVLDIFRPLQLHDLYATLGGWATRPGRRLSQAVEERIALASRTDPAQVAAAMPRREALTARLVDLLGDDGILVIPTAHDLPPLRDAPVSAQVAFREKTLALTSIASLTRLPQLAIPATTVAGCPVGLSLIAGPRGEGRLIAFAETLGDLAARDT
- a CDS encoding 4-hydroxyphenylacetate 3-hydroxylase family protein — translated: MVKDGKRHLVSLRDSRTIYIDGRKVSDVTTDNAFANAVATSARFYDYQADAANIEAMTFRSPKTGDAVSRAWQLPRNHRELVERREALTRWAAMTCGMVGRSPDHVASTLVGFRMGLPAFRDNDPARAAAVESYFDYARDNDLYLSYVIINPQSDKAKSASGQPDAHLVASVVDEDSEGITIRGAKMLATSGIMANEILVSGFNALQAGDEAYAFTAVTPVGTKGLTLMSRRSYEQAATSTFDYPLSSQFDENDAVVYFDDVKIPWDRVFVFKDLKMAQAQWHDTRAHVIQNYQCMIRLMVKLKFLLGLARKIAEINNIINFPQVRETLGLVAAKVNNIEALIVAMEAAGESFNGFYVPNRTMLCTAQVIAQTTYPEIVEAIRTLSGGGMIMVPSSEADFETPETRAIIEKTQRSVVTTSEGRVKLMKLAWDAVGSEFGSRHLQYEMFYSGPTFVTRGNSFRFFDWDGVKGFVDGFMDTYALPGEALRPAAE